The Kaistella daneshvariae genomic sequence CCAGAAAATCACCTTTCCGCTCTTTTTCAATTACGGTCTGGTAAATTTTACCGGTGGTTACATTATTATTTTGCGAAGTTTTAGAATCCAGAAATCTTTCGTAGTGACCCAAATCCAGATCGGTTTCCGCGCCGTCTTCCGTCACGTAGCATTCGCCGTGTTCATACGGATTCAGCGTTCCGGGATCGATATTTATATAAGGGTCAAGCTTTTGGATGGTGACATTAAAACCTCTCGATTTCAGCAGTAAGCCGAGCGATGCCGAGACGATTCCCTTGCCTAAAGAAGAAGTTACACCGCCTGTTACGAAGATGTATTTCGTGTTCTTTTTACTCATTAGATTAGGTTTGGGCAAAGTTAAGGGAATTTGCAACGCGCTGCAACTAAAGCGCTGCTAAATATTTTTCAGGAGCCGGGAACCTGCTTTTCGCTCATACTCCTCACGCCGCGCTTTTCCCCACGCCTGTTGCGGGGTAACCGCTGCAATCAGGGCTAGAAATACTTCACACAAAAAATTAGCCGCTATTTACTTTTTACTTTTACCTTTTGCCTTTTCAAAAATTCGTGCATTCCTGGCTTAAAAAATCCGCCGTTATTTTGGCATTTTTTTCAAAAATAACCTGATGTGCAAAATCCCAGAAAAAAGTTCTTTTTGCCCGGAATTTTTTGCGCATGTTTTCCGTTACGCATAATATCTCTCGCAGATTCCGCAGATTAAAATCAGTGGAAATAAGGTTACACGTGAATTTTTCTTTTACTTTTTTACTTTTTACCTTTTACTTTTCCCTTCCAAAAATTCGTGCATTCGTGGCTCAAAAAATTCGCCGCTATTTTTGCAATTTTTTCAAAAATCACCTGCTGTGGAAAATCCCAAAAAAATCTCCATTTAACGCCGAATTTTTTAAATGCAGAAAGTCTTCGCCCAGAGTTTTCACGGAATAATTTACAGCGCAATAGCTATTATGCGCCAAAAGTTTCTTTTTTCTTTTTCCTTTGTTCTTTCTTCTTTCTTCTTTGAATACATTTTAATTTTACCTTTTTACCTCAAAAAGAAAACTTTTCATATCCAAAAAATTTCAGGAAATTCGCAACATGGCAAAAGTGAAAACGGCATATTTCTGTCAAAACTGCGGTGCGCAATATCCGCAGTGGCTCGGGCAGTGCAAGAACTGCGGAGAATGGAATACTTTGGTGGAGGAAATCGTGGAGAAGTCGCCAACGAAAACTTTCGTTGAGAAATCGAAGCAGCACATCATCAATATCATCGAGGTGGAAACGCAGGAAGAACCGCGCATCACAACACCTTCCGAGGAGTTGAACCGCGTTTTGGGCGGCGGAATTGTTTTGGGTTCTGTAACATTAATCGGTGGCGAGCCCGGCATCGGAAAATCGACATTGTTGCTGCAGTTGGCGCTAAAAATGAAAAAGAAAATTCTCTACGTTTCGGGGGAAGAAAGTGCCTCGCAAATTAAAATGCGCGCGGACAGGTTGACCGAACTTCAAAATCCAAACTGCTTTCTTTTCACCGAAACTTCGGTGGAAAAAATCCTGCACGAAGCGAAGAAATTGCAACCGGATTTTCTGATTGTAGATTCGATTCAAACTTTGCAAAGTCAGCTCATCGAAAGTTCGCCGGGCACGGTTTCGCAAATCCGCGAGTGCTCAAATGAAATTATTAAATACGCGAAACAGACGAATACGCCGGTTTTTCTCGTGGGTCATATTACAAAGGACGGACAAATCGCGGGACCAAAAGTTTTGGAACACATGGTAGATGTCGTGCTGAATTTCGATGGCGATCGTAATCATTTATTCCGACTCTTGCGCGCGAGTAAAAACCGTTTTGGTTCCACGGCGGAAATCGGGATTTACGAAATGGTTTCGCAGGGTTTGAAAGAGATTAAAAATCCTTCGGAAATTTTAATAACTAAAAAGTTCGAGGAACTTTCCGGGAATTCTGTAGCGGTAACTTTGGAAGGTAACCGCCCGATGCTGATTGAAATTCAGGCGCTCGTAAGTTCTGCGGTTTACGGCACGCCACAGCGCAGTTGCACAGGTTTCGATTCCAAACGACTGAATATGCTTTTGGCAGTTTTGGAAAAAAGAGCGGGTTTTCAGCTCGGCGCGAAAGACGTTTTCCTCAACATAACTGGCGGAATAAAAACCGGCGATCCGGCGCTGGATTTGGCTGTTGTTGCATCCATTTTATCTTCAAATGAAGATGTGGCGATTTCCGAACATTTCTGTTTTGCCGGAGAAATTGGTTTGAGCGGGGAAATCCGCCCAATTCCGCAAATTGAACAACGAATTTCCGAAGCCGAAAAACTGGGTTACGAGAAAATATTCGTTTCTAATCTAAACAAAATTCCGAAGAAAAAATACGGCATCACAATCGTTGAAGTGAGCAAGATTGAGGATTTTCATGAAAGCTTATTTTAAAACTCATCTTTCCATTCATGAATTACCTCGCGCATTCTTTCCTCACTTTTTCCGACGAGCAGATCGTGGGGCAGTTTCTGGAGGATTTTATTCCGAATCGCGATAGATATTCTTATCCGGAAAAAATGCAGCAGGGAATTACTTTGCACCGTGAAATCGATACTTTTACCGACGCACATCCAGAACTTCATTATGCCCGAAAAATATTCAGTCCGATGGTTCGTTTGTATTCAGGAGCCTTTGTAGATGTGGCGCTGGATTATTTTTTAGCCAATGCGATCTC encodes the following:
- the radA gene encoding DNA repair protein RadA, whose translation is MAKVKTAYFCQNCGAQYPQWLGQCKNCGEWNTLVEEIVEKSPTKTFVEKSKQHIINIIEVETQEEPRITTPSEELNRVLGGGIVLGSVTLIGGEPGIGKSTLLLQLALKMKKKILYVSGEESASQIKMRADRLTELQNPNCFLFTETSVEKILHEAKKLQPDFLIVDSIQTLQSQLIESSPGTVSQIRECSNEIIKYAKQTNTPVFLVGHITKDGQIAGPKVLEHMVDVVLNFDGDRNHLFRLLRASKNRFGSTAEIGIYEMVSQGLKEIKNPSEILITKKFEELSGNSVAVTLEGNRPMLIEIQALVSSAVYGTPQRSCTGFDSKRLNMLLAVLEKRAGFQLGAKDVFLNITGGIKTGDPALDLAVVASILSSNEDVAISEHFCFAGEIGLSGEIRPIPQIEQRISEAEKLGYEKIFVSNLNKIPKKKYGITIVEVSKIEDFHESLF